The following are encoded together in the Drosophila sechellia strain sech25 chromosome 3R, ASM438219v1, whole genome shotgun sequence genome:
- the LOC6612869 gene encoding neutral ceramidase, producing MANRKVAFLAFLAVSFLCGLASATYKVGVGRADITGPPVEINFMGYANIKQVGRGIHTRVFARAFVVEDEKGNRVAFVSADAGMMGYGLKREVIKRLQARYGNLYHNDNVAISGTHTHGAPGGFLMHLLYDISILGFVPQTFEVMAQGLYLCIKRATDNLVDGRILLSKTTVLNVNINRSPSSYLRNPAEERAQYEHDTDKTLTQLRFVDLENNLLGAFNWYAVHATSMNNTNRLVTSDNVGYAALLLEKEYNPNKMPGKGKFVGAFCSSNLGDVSPNIMGPKCSISGNECDLLTSRCPTGEGDCFASGPGKDMFESTQILGQRLADAALGLLNEQSQESTAREVTGDVRFIHQFVDMPNYNGSTYNPMSRKVDKVRGCQPAMGYSFAAGTTDGPGAFSFEQGTTTDNPMWNFVRDFIAAPTQEDIKCHEPKPILLATGRATFPYEWQPKIVSDQLLKIGDVIIAAVPCEFTTMAGRRLRNQIRAAASAVGGIDTEVIIAGLTNIYTSYTVTPEEYQAQRYEAASTIFGPHTHSIYMDVFERLTKAMMRNETVDAGPSPPYMNDVMLSLNTGVLFDGHPINTDFGYVKSQPNKEYGINETVKVTYISGNPRNNLFTEKTYFTIERKINEDRWKVAYTDASWETKMVWHRTNTILGFSEMDIYWDISPQTLPGEYRIRHSGEYKYILGGKYPYEGLTHSFTVKED from the exons ATGGCAAATAGGAAGGTGGCCTTCTTGGCCTTTCTGGCCGTGAGTTTCCTGTGTGGATTGGCCAGTGCCACCTACAAAGTGGGCGTTGGCCGCGCGGATATCACAGGACCTCCAGTGGAGATCAATTTC ATGGGTTATGCCAACATCAAGCAAGTGGGTCGTGGCATCCACACCCGCGTCTTTGCCCGTGCCTTTGTGGTGGAGGACGAAAAGGGCAACCGAGTGGCCTTCGTGAGCGCAGATGCCGGAATGATGGGCTACGGATTGAAGAGGGAGGTGATAAAGCGGCTCCAGGCACGTTATGGCAACCTGTACCACAATGATAATGTGGCCATCAGTGGCACCCACACGCACGGTGCTCCTGGAGGATTCCTGATGCATCTGCTCTACGACATCTCCATTCTGGGCTTTGTGCCTCAGACCTTTGAGGTGATGGCTCAGGGACTGTATCTG tGCATCAAGAGGGCAACGGACAACCTGGTAGATGGTCGTATTTTGCTGTCCAAGACTACCGTGCTAAATGTTAACATCAATCGATCGCCCTCATCCTACTTGAGAAATCCCGCCGAGGAACGTGCCCAATACGAGCACGACACGGATAAGACCCTGACCCAGCTGCGATTTGTGGACCTGGAAAACAACCTCCTGGGCGCCTTCAACTGGTATGCGGTTCACGCCACCTCCATGAACAATACCAACAGACTGGTGACCAGCGACAATGTGGGTTACGCCGCCCTGCTCCTGGAAAAGGAGTACAATCCGAACAAGATGCCCGGAAAGGGCAAGTTCGTGGGTGCCTTCTGCTCATCCAACCTTGGCGATGTGTCCCCCAATATAATGGGTCCCAAGTGCTCGATCTCCGGCAACGAGTGTGATCTACTGACCTCGCGTTGTCCCACTGGCGAGGGAGATTGCTTTGCCTCCGGACCCGGCAAGGATATGTTCGAGAGCACCCAGATCTTGGGTCAACGTTTGGCGGATGCTGCTCTGGGACTGCTCAACGAACAGAGCCAGGAGTCCACGGCTCGGGAGGTCACTGGAGATGTGAGGTTCATCCACCAGTTTGTGGACATGCCCAACTACAATGGAAGCACCTACAATCCGATGAGCAGGAAGGTCGACAAGGTCAGGGGTTGTCAGCCGGCCATGGGCTACAGCTTTGCTGCTGGTACCACCGATGGACCTGGAGCCTTCAGCTTCGAGCAGGGAACCACCACGGACAACCCCATGTGGAACTTTGTGCGCGACTTCATCGCTGCTCCCACGCAGGAGGACATCAAGTGCCACGAGCCCAAGCCTATTCTACTGGCCACCGGCAGG GCCACCTTTCCCTATGAGTGGCAGCCAAAGATTGTCTCGGATCAGCTACTAAAGATCGGCGATGTGATCATAGCCGCCGTGCCCTGCGAGTTCACCACAATGGCAGGACGTCGTCTGCGAAACCAGATTCGAGCGGCTGCCTCCGCCGTCGGAGGCATCGACACCGAGGTGATCATCGCCGGACTGACCAACATATACACCAGCTACACGGTGACCCCGGAGGAGTACCAGGCGCAGCGTTACGAGGCCGCCTCCACGATCTTCGGTCCCCACACCCACTCCATTTACATGGACGTCTTCGAGCGCCTGACCAAGGCCATGATGCGGAATGAGACCGTGGATGCGGGTCCAAGTCCGCCGTACATGAATGATGTGATGCTATCGCTGAACACCGGAGTTCTCTTCGACGGACACCCCATAAACACCGACTTTGGGTACGTGAAGTCGCAGCCCAACAAGGAGTACGGCATCAACGAGACGGTGAAGGTCACCTACATATCCGGAAATCCCCGCAACAACCTCTTCACCGAGAAAACCTACTTCACCATCGAGCGAAAGATCAACGAGGATCGCTGGAAGGTGGCCTATACGGATGCCAGTTGGGAGACCAA AATGGTCTGGCACCGCACCAATACGATCCTGGGCTTCAGCGAAATGGACATCTACTGGGACATCAGTCCGCAGACTCTTCCCGGGGAATATCGCATCCGGCATTCCGGGGAGTACAAGTACATCCTGGGCGGAAAGTATCCCTACGAGGGACTCACGCACTCCTTCACCGTTAAGGAGGACTAG
- the LOC6612868 gene encoding STAM-binding protein-like A translates to MSKAVNDMSMGDVEPQERMKHLSHCGNLIEVDKNMPVTRYYRSGTEMLRMANVYLREGNHENAFILYLRYMTLFIEKIRQHPDYGSVKAEVRDINRKIKDEIMPTTEKLRAKLLTHYQREYEQFLASKEAERVKELERERERERERQRQKEREKAGSSAIPSLIPANLHVLIDEGNQPSAPDLGLLDQVVYPNDFPTGANRSLPGSGLLLPVASEAATDKTTNSKPSFDRNQKPSYNRTDSLLAGSLRLVYVPGDTMEVFLKLALANTSKNIETCGVLAGHLSQNQLYITHIITPQQQGTPDSCNTMHEEQIFDVQDQMQLITLGWIHTHPTQTAFLSSVDLHTHCSYQIMMPEALAIVCAPKYNTTGFFILTPHYGLDYIAQCRQSGFHPHPNDPPLFMEAQHIRMDNQAKIKVIDLRR, encoded by the exons ATGTCGAAGGCTGTGAATGACATGAGCATGGGCGACGTGGAGCCGCAGGAGAGGATGAAGCACCTGTCGCACTGCGGCAACCTGATCGAGGTGGACAAGAACATGCCAGTCACGCG GTACTACCGCTCTGGCACCGAGATGCTGCGCATGGCCAATGTTTACCTGCGGGAGGGCAACCACGAAAACGCATTCATCCTGTACTTGCGCTATATGACCCTGTTCATTGAGAAGATCCGCCAGCACCCGGATTACGGCAGCGTCAAGGCCGAGGTGCGGGATATTAACAGGAAGATTAAGGACGAGATTATGCCCACGACGGAGAAGCTGAGAGCCAAGCTACTAACGCACTACCAAAGAGAGTACGAGCAGTTTCTGGCCAGCAAGGAGGCGGAACGGGTCAAAGAACTGGAGCGCGAACGGGAGCGGGAAAGGGAACGTCAGAGGCAGAAGGAAAGGGAGAAGGCAGGTTCAAGTGCTATTCCATCCCTCATCCCGGCCAATTTGCACGTGCTCATCGACGAAGGCAACCAGCCATCGGCTCCGGACCTGGGCCTGCTTGACCAGGTGGTCTACCCCAATGACTTTCCCACGGGCGCCAATCGCAGCCTGCCGGGATCGGGACTCCTGCTGCCCGTTGCCAGCGAAGCAGCCACCGATAAGACAACCAA ctccAAGCCAAGCTTCGATCGCAATCAGAAGCCATCTTACAACCGCACAGATTCTCTGCTGGCTGGCTCTTTGCGCCTCGTTTACGTGCCCGGGGACACCATGGAGGTGTTTCTGAAGCTGGCCCTGGCCAACACCTCGAAAAACATTGAGACATGCGGCGTACTGGCTGGTCATCTGTCCCAGAACCAGCTGTACATCACTCACATCATTACGCCGCAACAGCAAGGAACTCCGGACAGCTGCAACACGATGCACGAGGAGCAGATATTCGATGTGCAGGACCAGATGCAGCTCATTACGCTGGGATGGATTCAT ACTCATCCAACCCAGACTGCGTTTTTGTCCTCCGTTGACCTGCATACGCATTGCTCCTATCAGATTATGATGCCCGAAGCCTTGGCCATTGTGTGCGCGCCTAAGTACAACAC TACTGGTTTCTTTATACTCACGCCACATTACGGCCTGGACTACATAGCCCAATGTCGCCAGTCGGGTTTTCATCCGCATCCTAATGACCCGCCGCTCTTCATGGAGGCGCAGCACATCCGAATGGATAACCAGGCCAAGATCAAGGTCATTGATCTGCGGAGATAG
- the LOC6612866 gene encoding uncharacterized protein LOC6612866 has product MRVPSVLVIFLLGVILGDRCAAGEDLAGKSWISQLKKLRSDLRDCYQSGIHQSLWSCFRSRSLHIFEGIMSSPEISIYEGVRLVATPNSTENGTRPDDERKDLKHLTWFDQLAVSLAKGLTTHTLQVNLGKLTERYLSSDTSSPNPVGGARLRRHRYNMIITMMFGVTALGAILVPMGFQMLSIVSGKALLLAKMALLLASINGLKRVANNGLHYGLYHVPGEHLGGYYDRGDVSHPRNVPIPVAVAPTLDMGLK; this is encoded by the exons ATGCGTGTTCCGTCGGTTCTGGTTATATTCCTACTGGGAGTGATCCTAGGTGATCGTTGCGCGGCTGGAGAGGATCTGGCGGGCAAATCGTGGATATCCCAGCTGAAGAAGCTACGCAGTGATCTTCGAGACTGCTATCAGTCTGGAATACACCAAAGCCTGTGGTCCTGCTTCCGCTCAAGAAGCTTGCACATCTTCGAGGGCATCATGTCGTCCCCAGAGATTTCCATTTACGAGGGAGTACGCCTGGTGGCTACTCCGAATAGTACCGAAAACGGCACACGACCTGACGATGAGCGAAAGGATTTGAAGCACTTAACCTGGTTCGATCAATTGGCAGTGAGTTTGGCCAAGGGCTTAACCACACACACCTTGCAAGTGAACTTGGGAAAACTGACCGAGAGATATCTAAGTAGTG ATACTTCTAGCCCCAATCCTGTCGGAGGTGCCCGGTTGAGAAGGCATCGTTACAACATGATCATAACCATGATGTTTGGAGTGACTGCTTTGGGGGCCATCTTAGTGCCCATGGGCTTCCAAATGCTTTCCATAGTCAGTGGAAAAGCTCTATTACTGGCCAAGATGGCTCTGCTCTTAGCCTCTATTAATGGTTTAAAGAGG GTGGCCAACAATGGATTGCACTATGGACTGTACCACGTACCGGGAGAACATCTGGGAGGTTATTACGATCGAGGGGATGTGAGTCACCCCAGAAATGTGCCTATTCCCGTAGCTGTGGCCCCCACTTTGGATATGGGGTTGAAGTAG
- the LOC6612867 gene encoding calcium-binding mitochondrial carrier protein Aralar1 isoform X3: protein MHDKDESPSLLKRAGTEKLREVFQKYASIQKNGEHYMTSEDFVRKFLGLFSESAFNDESVRLLANIADTSKDGLISFSEFQAFEGLLCTPDALYRTAFQLFDRKGNGTVSYADFADVVQKTELHSKIPFSLDGPFIKRYFGDKKQRLINYAEFTQLLHDFHEEHAMEAFRSKDPAGTGFISPLDFQDIIVNVKRHLLTPGVRDNLVSVTEGHKVSFPYFIAFTSLLNNMELIKQVYLHATEGSRTDMITKDQILLAAQTMSQITPLEIDILFHLAGAVHQAGRIDYSDLSNIAPEHYTKHMTHRLAEIKAVESPADRSAFIQVLESSYRFTLGSFAGAVGATVVYPIDLVKTRMQNQRAGSYIGEVAYRNSWDCFKKVVRHEGFMGLYRGLLPQLMGVAPEKAIKLTVNDLVRDKLTDKKGNISTWAEVLAGGCAGASQVVFTNPLEIVKIRLQVAGEIASGSKIRAWSVVRELGLFGLYKGARACLLRDVPFSAIYFPTYAHTKAMMADKDGYNHPLTLLAAGAIAGVPAASLVTPADVIKTRLQVVARSGQTTYTGVWDATKKIMAEEGPRAFWKGTAARVFRSSPQFGVTLVTYELLQRLFYVDFGGTQPKGSEAHKITTPLEQAAASVTTENLDHIGGYRAAVPLLAGVESKFGLYLPRFGRGVAAATPSTATGS, encoded by the exons ATGCACGATAAGGATGAG TCTCCGTCGCTTTTGAAGCGCGCCGGCACCGAAAAGTTGCGAGAGGTGTTCCAGAAGTACGCCTCCATCCAGAAGAATGGCGAGCACTATATGACCAGCGAGGACTTCGTGCGAAAGTTCCTAGGACTCTTTTCCGAATCTGCATTTAATGAC GAATCGGTGCGCCTGCTGGCCAACATTGCAGACACGAGCAAGGATGGACTCATCTCCTTCTCGGAGTTCCAGGCCTTCGAGGGTCTGCTCTGCACCCCAGATGCCCTCTACAGGACCGCTTTCCAGCTGTTCGACCGCAAGGGCAACGGCACTGTTTCCTATG CTGACTTCGCTGATGTCGTACAAAAAACTGAACTGCACTCAAAGATACCTTTTAGCTTAGATGGCCCCTTTATCAAGCGCTACTTTGGTGAT AAGAAGCAACGCCTTATCAATTATGCTGAGTTCACGCAGCTGCTGCACGACTTTCACGAGGAGCACGCGATGGAGGCCTTCCGCAGCAAGGATCCAGCTGGCACGGGGTTCATCTCGCCCTTGGACTTCCAGGACATCATAGTTAATGTTAAGCGGCATTTACTGACCCCCGGCGTCAGGGACAATCTAGTTTCG GTAACTGAGGGTCACAAAGTGAGCTTCCCGTATTTCATCGCATTTACCTCGCTGCTGAACAACATGGAACTGATCAAACAAGTCTACCTGCACGCCACCGAGGGCAGTCGCACGGATATGATCACCAAGGATCAGATCCTCCTCGCCGCCCAGACGATGAGCCAAATCACGCCGCTGGAGATCGACATCCTTTTCCACCTGGCGGGCGCCGTCCATCAAGCAGG CCGCATCGACTATAGTGACCTGAGCAACATCGCACCCGAGCACTACACGAAGCATATGACACATCGTCTGGCGGAGATCAAGGCGGTGGAGAGTCCTGCGGACCGATCTGCCTTTATTCAGGTCCTGGAGAGCTCTTACCGTTTTACCCTCGGTTCCTTTGCCGGCG CTGTGGGCGCCACTGTGGTATACCCCATCGATCTAGTCAAGACTCGAATGCAGAACCAGCGAGCGGGTTCCTATATTGGTGAAGTTGCATATCGAAACTCATGGGACTGCTTCAAAAAG GTGGTTCGGCACGAGGGATTCATGGGTCTCTACAGAGGTCTCCTGCCCCAGCTAATGGGCGTGGCCCCCGAGAAAGCCATCAAGCTGACGGTAAATGATTTGGTGAGGGACAAACTCACCGACAAGAAGGGTAACATTTCCACATGGGCTGAGGTTCTGGCTGGTGGATGTGCCGGTGCCTCGCAGGTAGTGTTCACCAATCCCCTGGAAATTGTGAAGATCCGTCTCCAGGTGGCGGGAGAGATCGCTAGTGGGAGCAAGATCCGCGCGTGGTCGGTGGTCAGGGAACTGGGACTCTTTGGGCTCTACAAGGGAGCCAGAGCCTGTCTCCTCCGCGATGTGCCGTTCTCGGCCATCTACTTCCCGACATACGCCCACACCAAGGCCATGATGGCCGACAAGGACGGATACAATCACCCGCTTACCCTGCTGGCTGCTGGTGCCATTGCCGGTGTTCCGGCCGCCTCCCTTGTCACGCCCGCCGACGTCATCAAGACCCGCCTCCAGGTGGTTGCCCGATCCGGACAGACCACCTACACCGGCGTATGGGATGCCACCAAGAAGATCATGGCCGAAGAGGGACCCAGAGCCTTCTGGAAGGGCACAGCCG CTCGAGTGTTCCGCTCCTCACCACAGTTCGGTGTGACCCTGGTGACCTACGAACTGCTGCAGCGCCTCTTCTACGTGGACTTCGGAGGCACCCAGCCCAAGGGATCCGAGGCGCACAAGATCACCACTCCGCTGGAACAGGCGGCGGCGTCGGTGACCACCGAGAACTTGGACCATATCGGTGGCTACCGGGCGGCAGTTCCTCTTCTGGCGGGAGTGGAGTCCAAGTTCGGGTTGTACCTGCCGCGATTTGGACGCGGAGTAGccgctgccacgccctcgACGGCCACAGGATCCTGA
- the LOC6612867 gene encoding calcium-binding mitochondrial carrier protein Aralar1 isoform X1 gives MPMHIPFPFNWIPTLPVARCQESPSLLKRAGTEKLREVFQKYASIQKNGEHYMTSEDFVRKFLGLFSESAFNDESVRLLANIADTSKDGLISFSEFQAFEGLLCTPDALYRTAFQLFDRKGNGTVSYADFADVVQKTELHSKIPFSLDGPFIKRYFGDKKQRLINYAEFTQLLHDFHEEHAMEAFRSKDPAGTGFISPLDFQDIIVNVKRHLLTPGVRDNLVSVTEGHKVSFPYFIAFTSLLNNMELIKQVYLHATEGSRTDMITKDQILLAAQTMSQITPLEIDILFHLAGAVHQAGRIDYSDLSNIAPEHYTKHMTHRLAEIKAVESPADRSAFIQVLESSYRFTLGSFAGAVGATVVYPIDLVKTRMQNQRAGSYIGEVAYRNSWDCFKKVVRHEGFMGLYRGLLPQLMGVAPEKAIKLTVNDLVRDKLTDKKGNISTWAEVLAGGCAGASQVVFTNPLEIVKIRLQVAGEIASGSKIRAWSVVRELGLFGLYKGARACLLRDVPFSAIYFPTYAHTKAMMADKDGYNHPLTLLAAGAIAGVPAASLVTPADVIKTRLQVVARSGQTTYTGVWDATKKIMAEEGPRAFWKGTAARVFRSSPQFGVTLVTYELLQRLFYVDFGGTQPKGSEAHKITTPLEQAAASVTTENLDHIGGYRAAVPLLAGVESKFGLYLPRFGRGVAAATPSTATGS, from the exons ATGCCAATGCACATCCCGTTTCCGTTTAATTGGATACCCACTCTGCCAGTCGCCCGATGCCAAGAA TCTCCGTCGCTTTTGAAGCGCGCCGGCACCGAAAAGTTGCGAGAGGTGTTCCAGAAGTACGCCTCCATCCAGAAGAATGGCGAGCACTATATGACCAGCGAGGACTTCGTGCGAAAGTTCCTAGGACTCTTTTCCGAATCTGCATTTAATGAC GAATCGGTGCGCCTGCTGGCCAACATTGCAGACACGAGCAAGGATGGACTCATCTCCTTCTCGGAGTTCCAGGCCTTCGAGGGTCTGCTCTGCACCCCAGATGCCCTCTACAGGACCGCTTTCCAGCTGTTCGACCGCAAGGGCAACGGCACTGTTTCCTATG CTGACTTCGCTGATGTCGTACAAAAAACTGAACTGCACTCAAAGATACCTTTTAGCTTAGATGGCCCCTTTATCAAGCGCTACTTTGGTGAT AAGAAGCAACGCCTTATCAATTATGCTGAGTTCACGCAGCTGCTGCACGACTTTCACGAGGAGCACGCGATGGAGGCCTTCCGCAGCAAGGATCCAGCTGGCACGGGGTTCATCTCGCCCTTGGACTTCCAGGACATCATAGTTAATGTTAAGCGGCATTTACTGACCCCCGGCGTCAGGGACAATCTAGTTTCG GTAACTGAGGGTCACAAAGTGAGCTTCCCGTATTTCATCGCATTTACCTCGCTGCTGAACAACATGGAACTGATCAAACAAGTCTACCTGCACGCCACCGAGGGCAGTCGCACGGATATGATCACCAAGGATCAGATCCTCCTCGCCGCCCAGACGATGAGCCAAATCACGCCGCTGGAGATCGACATCCTTTTCCACCTGGCGGGCGCCGTCCATCAAGCAGG CCGCATCGACTATAGTGACCTGAGCAACATCGCACCCGAGCACTACACGAAGCATATGACACATCGTCTGGCGGAGATCAAGGCGGTGGAGAGTCCTGCGGACCGATCTGCCTTTATTCAGGTCCTGGAGAGCTCTTACCGTTTTACCCTCGGTTCCTTTGCCGGCG CTGTGGGCGCCACTGTGGTATACCCCATCGATCTAGTCAAGACTCGAATGCAGAACCAGCGAGCGGGTTCCTATATTGGTGAAGTTGCATATCGAAACTCATGGGACTGCTTCAAAAAG GTGGTTCGGCACGAGGGATTCATGGGTCTCTACAGAGGTCTCCTGCCCCAGCTAATGGGCGTGGCCCCCGAGAAAGCCATCAAGCTGACGGTAAATGATTTGGTGAGGGACAAACTCACCGACAAGAAGGGTAACATTTCCACATGGGCTGAGGTTCTGGCTGGTGGATGTGCCGGTGCCTCGCAGGTAGTGTTCACCAATCCCCTGGAAATTGTGAAGATCCGTCTCCAGGTGGCGGGAGAGATCGCTAGTGGGAGCAAGATCCGCGCGTGGTCGGTGGTCAGGGAACTGGGACTCTTTGGGCTCTACAAGGGAGCCAGAGCCTGTCTCCTCCGCGATGTGCCGTTCTCGGCCATCTACTTCCCGACATACGCCCACACCAAGGCCATGATGGCCGACAAGGACGGATACAATCACCCGCTTACCCTGCTGGCTGCTGGTGCCATTGCCGGTGTTCCGGCCGCCTCCCTTGTCACGCCCGCCGACGTCATCAAGACCCGCCTCCAGGTGGTTGCCCGATCCGGACAGACCACCTACACCGGCGTATGGGATGCCACCAAGAAGATCATGGCCGAAGAGGGACCCAGAGCCTTCTGGAAGGGCACAGCCG CTCGAGTGTTCCGCTCCTCACCACAGTTCGGTGTGACCCTGGTGACCTACGAACTGCTGCAGCGCCTCTTCTACGTGGACTTCGGAGGCACCCAGCCCAAGGGATCCGAGGCGCACAAGATCACCACTCCGCTGGAACAGGCGGCGGCGTCGGTGACCACCGAGAACTTGGACCATATCGGTGGCTACCGGGCGGCAGTTCCTCTTCTGGCGGGAGTGGAGTCCAAGTTCGGGTTGTACCTGCCGCGATTTGGACGCGGAGTAGccgctgccacgccctcgACGGCCACAGGATCCTGA
- the LOC6612867 gene encoding calcium-binding mitochondrial carrier protein Aralar1 isoform X2 has product MPLTKSLPNSPSLLKRAGTEKLREVFQKYASIQKNGEHYMTSEDFVRKFLGLFSESAFNDESVRLLANIADTSKDGLISFSEFQAFEGLLCTPDALYRTAFQLFDRKGNGTVSYADFADVVQKTELHSKIPFSLDGPFIKRYFGDKKQRLINYAEFTQLLHDFHEEHAMEAFRSKDPAGTGFISPLDFQDIIVNVKRHLLTPGVRDNLVSVTEGHKVSFPYFIAFTSLLNNMELIKQVYLHATEGSRTDMITKDQILLAAQTMSQITPLEIDILFHLAGAVHQAGRIDYSDLSNIAPEHYTKHMTHRLAEIKAVESPADRSAFIQVLESSYRFTLGSFAGAVGATVVYPIDLVKTRMQNQRAGSYIGEVAYRNSWDCFKKVVRHEGFMGLYRGLLPQLMGVAPEKAIKLTVNDLVRDKLTDKKGNISTWAEVLAGGCAGASQVVFTNPLEIVKIRLQVAGEIASGSKIRAWSVVRELGLFGLYKGARACLLRDVPFSAIYFPTYAHTKAMMADKDGYNHPLTLLAAGAIAGVPAASLVTPADVIKTRLQVVARSGQTTYTGVWDATKKIMAEEGPRAFWKGTAARVFRSSPQFGVTLVTYELLQRLFYVDFGGTQPKGSEAHKITTPLEQAAASVTTENLDHIGGYRAAVPLLAGVESKFGLYLPRFGRGVAAATPSTATGS; this is encoded by the exons ATGCCGCTGACCAAGAGTTTGCCAAAT TCTCCGTCGCTTTTGAAGCGCGCCGGCACCGAAAAGTTGCGAGAGGTGTTCCAGAAGTACGCCTCCATCCAGAAGAATGGCGAGCACTATATGACCAGCGAGGACTTCGTGCGAAAGTTCCTAGGACTCTTTTCCGAATCTGCATTTAATGAC GAATCGGTGCGCCTGCTGGCCAACATTGCAGACACGAGCAAGGATGGACTCATCTCCTTCTCGGAGTTCCAGGCCTTCGAGGGTCTGCTCTGCACCCCAGATGCCCTCTACAGGACCGCTTTCCAGCTGTTCGACCGCAAGGGCAACGGCACTGTTTCCTATG CTGACTTCGCTGATGTCGTACAAAAAACTGAACTGCACTCAAAGATACCTTTTAGCTTAGATGGCCCCTTTATCAAGCGCTACTTTGGTGAT AAGAAGCAACGCCTTATCAATTATGCTGAGTTCACGCAGCTGCTGCACGACTTTCACGAGGAGCACGCGATGGAGGCCTTCCGCAGCAAGGATCCAGCTGGCACGGGGTTCATCTCGCCCTTGGACTTCCAGGACATCATAGTTAATGTTAAGCGGCATTTACTGACCCCCGGCGTCAGGGACAATCTAGTTTCG GTAACTGAGGGTCACAAAGTGAGCTTCCCGTATTTCATCGCATTTACCTCGCTGCTGAACAACATGGAACTGATCAAACAAGTCTACCTGCACGCCACCGAGGGCAGTCGCACGGATATGATCACCAAGGATCAGATCCTCCTCGCCGCCCAGACGATGAGCCAAATCACGCCGCTGGAGATCGACATCCTTTTCCACCTGGCGGGCGCCGTCCATCAAGCAGG CCGCATCGACTATAGTGACCTGAGCAACATCGCACCCGAGCACTACACGAAGCATATGACACATCGTCTGGCGGAGATCAAGGCGGTGGAGAGTCCTGCGGACCGATCTGCCTTTATTCAGGTCCTGGAGAGCTCTTACCGTTTTACCCTCGGTTCCTTTGCCGGCG CTGTGGGCGCCACTGTGGTATACCCCATCGATCTAGTCAAGACTCGAATGCAGAACCAGCGAGCGGGTTCCTATATTGGTGAAGTTGCATATCGAAACTCATGGGACTGCTTCAAAAAG GTGGTTCGGCACGAGGGATTCATGGGTCTCTACAGAGGTCTCCTGCCCCAGCTAATGGGCGTGGCCCCCGAGAAAGCCATCAAGCTGACGGTAAATGATTTGGTGAGGGACAAACTCACCGACAAGAAGGGTAACATTTCCACATGGGCTGAGGTTCTGGCTGGTGGATGTGCCGGTGCCTCGCAGGTAGTGTTCACCAATCCCCTGGAAATTGTGAAGATCCGTCTCCAGGTGGCGGGAGAGATCGCTAGTGGGAGCAAGATCCGCGCGTGGTCGGTGGTCAGGGAACTGGGACTCTTTGGGCTCTACAAGGGAGCCAGAGCCTGTCTCCTCCGCGATGTGCCGTTCTCGGCCATCTACTTCCCGACATACGCCCACACCAAGGCCATGATGGCCGACAAGGACGGATACAATCACCCGCTTACCCTGCTGGCTGCTGGTGCCATTGCCGGTGTTCCGGCCGCCTCCCTTGTCACGCCCGCCGACGTCATCAAGACCCGCCTCCAGGTGGTTGCCCGATCCGGACAGACCACCTACACCGGCGTATGGGATGCCACCAAGAAGATCATGGCCGAAGAGGGACCCAGAGCCTTCTGGAAGGGCACAGCCG CTCGAGTGTTCCGCTCCTCACCACAGTTCGGTGTGACCCTGGTGACCTACGAACTGCTGCAGCGCCTCTTCTACGTGGACTTCGGAGGCACCCAGCCCAAGGGATCCGAGGCGCACAAGATCACCACTCCGCTGGAACAGGCGGCGGCGTCGGTGACCACCGAGAACTTGGACCATATCGGTGGCTACCGGGCGGCAGTTCCTCTTCTGGCGGGAGTGGAGTCCAAGTTCGGGTTGTACCTGCCGCGATTTGGACGCGGAGTAGccgctgccacgccctcgACGGCCACAGGATCCTGA